In Triticum aestivum cultivar Chinese Spring chromosome 5B, IWGSC CS RefSeq v2.1, whole genome shotgun sequence, the following proteins share a genomic window:
- the LOC123117897 gene encoding uncharacterized protein has translation MPSPLRNMPAVAAAATECRLSGVGGAKEDLIPSKDHKCFVRLHGDLILSYRMRAVGGSKWPTLLHEDAPKKFDKLFELINPDAFFQSYLGCRDAIHEILAKTPLVGEFDLAPDNWDDFLPHDLATLTVGAARRDAYEHGGVAHRYNVEMGLTVRVKIFYSEPKALLLACNQRAALTQCLFAATPTDCCVCMEDFVAPRDSDTTVRLPCSHAFHRACILPWFYKASTCPKCRHSLAKYLDAATDTPMGNFPGLPKPS, from the coding sequence ATGCCTTCGCCGCTGAGGAACATgccggcggtggccgcggcggcgaCGGAGTGCCGGCTCAGCGGAGTAGGGGGTGCCAAGGAAGACCTCATCCCCAGCAAAGATCACAAGTGCTTCGTGCGCCTGCACGGCGACCTGATCCTGAGCTACCGGATGCGCGCGGTGGGAGGGTCCAAGTGGCCCACGCTCCTGCACGAGGATGCCCCAAAGAAATTCGACAAACTCTTCGAGCTCATCAATCCCGACGCCTTCTTCCAGAGCTACCTGGGCTGCCGCGACGCCATCCACGAGATTCTCGCGAAGACGCCGCTCGTCGGAGAGTTCGACCTCGCCCCCGACAACTGGGATGACTTCCTGCCCCATGATCTGGCCACACTCACCGTGGGCGCGGCTCGGCGCGACGCGTATGAACATGGGGGCGTCGCCCATCGCTACAACGTCGAAATGGGTCTCACTGTCCGGGTGAAGATCTTCTACAGCGAGCCCAAGGCGCTGCTCCTCGCGTGCAACCAGCGTGCCGCGCTGACACAGTGCCTGTTCGCGGCGACGCCGACCGATTGCTGTGTGTGCATGGAGGATTTCGTGGCGCCGAGAGACAGCGACACCACCGTGAGGCTGCCGTGCTCCCACGCCTTCCACCGCGCCTGCATTTTGCCGTGGTTTTACAAGGCTTCAACGTGCCCAAAGTGTCGCCATAGCTTGGCCAAGTACCTTGATGCCGCCACCGACACACCAATGGGGAACTTTCCCGGCCTCCCCAAACCTTCCTGA